The Microbulbifer sp. TB1203 nucleotide sequence GGATATGAAGGTATTGGTGGAGCAGGTGATCGACATCTGCGCCCGCGCGGGCGAGGCGATCCTCGAGGTGTACAACAGCAGCGCCGAGCTGGAAGTGGATACCAAGGCGGACGATTCCCCGGTCACCGCCGCAGACCTGGCCGCCCACCGGTTGCTGGAGCCGGCGCTGGCGGCGCTGATCGAAGGTGTGCCGGTGCTCTCCGAGGAACAGGAAACCCTGCCCTATAGTGAGCGCCGACAGTGGAAGCGCTACTGGATCGTCGACCCGCTGGACGGCACCAAGGAATTTATCCGCCGCACCGGCGAGTTCACCGTGAACGTGGCGCTGATCGAGGACGGCGAGCCGGTGCTGGGGGTGGTGCACGTACCGGTGCTGGATATCACCTACGCCGGCTGCAAAAACAACGGCGCCTTCAAACGCAGCGCCGGGACCGAACAGTC carries:
- the cysQ gene encoding 3'(2'),5'-bisphosphate nucleotidase CysQ; protein product: MDKALDMKVLVEQVIDICARAGEAILEVYNSSAELEVDTKADDSPVTAADLAAHRLLEPALAALIEGVPVLSEEQETLPYSERRQWKRYWIVDPLDGTKEFIRRTGEFTVNVALIEDGEPVLGVVHVPVLDITYAGCKNNGAFKRSAGTEQSIRVRSLAPRLEAGEPVELVASRSHGAGAVDRLVERIESDLGSVACKNMGSSLKLCLVAEGAADLYPRLAPTCEWDTAAAQAVVEAAGGVVVDDKFRLLRYNTKDSLLNPHFYVIGDSGFPWRELLTK